The Meleagris gallopavo isolate NT-WF06-2002-E0010 breed Aviagen turkey brand Nicholas breeding stock chromosome 10, Turkey_5.1, whole genome shotgun sequence genome contains a region encoding:
- the LOC100540132 gene encoding adenylate kinase isoenzyme 5, translating into MDSGDTAYTEFDFEDQEEDQSSFSGYESTGDFSEDLKKSNIFFIVGGPGSGKSSQCEQLAKKYGFTHLSAADLLQNELSSLSERSKFIKDIMECGEPVPGGIVLELLKEAMITSLEDTKGFLIDGYPRELKEAEEFESKIGEPKLVFCLDCSAESMNSRSLMRNQTSQHSNAETIKEGIEGYYQAAKPLTAYYERKTQLCKVDAEGTAEDVFLEVCKSIDSFLNKEAAAFSTETQ; encoded by the exons GAGGAGGATCAGTCAAGTTTTTCTGGTTATGAAAGCACGGGAG ATTTTTCAGAAGACTTGAAGAAATCAAACATCTTTTTTATAGTCG GTGGCCCTGGGTCTGGCAAAAGCAGCCAGTGTGAACAGTTAGCCAAGAAATATGGATTTACTCATCTGTCTGCTGCTGACCTCCTCCAAAATGAGTTATCATCACTATCAGAGAGAAGTAAATTTATCAAAGACATCATGGAATGTGGTGAACCTGTGCCTGGA GGTATTGTCCTAGAGCTACTGAAAGAAGCCATGATCACCAGTTTAGAAGACACAAAAGGATTTCTGATTGATGGTTATCCCCGTGAgctgaaagaagcagaagagtttGAGAGCAAG aTTGGGGAACCAAAACTCGTGTTCTGTCTGgactgctctgcagaaagcatGAATAGTCGCTCTTTGATGAGAAATCAGACCAGTCAGCACTCCAATGCTGAAACCATCAAGGAAGGAATTGAAGGCTATTACCAAGCAGCAAAACCTCTGACTGCATACTATGAGAGAAAAACACAGTTATGCAAG GTTGAtgcagaaggaacagcagaGGATGTTTTTCTGGAAGTCTGCAAGTCAATTGACTCTTTTCTGAAcaaggaagcagcagcattttcaaCAGAAACACAGTAG